The following nucleotide sequence is from Austwickia chelonae.
GGAAGCCTTTCCGTCATGCCGGAGCGTGACGGATACAGGTGACAGGAGCGGACGAGGGAGATGCCTCGTCCTTGCATGGACGGAAGCGCCGGCGCCGGCGCGGAACAGGGAAGGAAGTCGTTTGTGAAGGCCGTCATTCTGGCTGGAGGCCTGGGCACCAGGCTGAGCGAGGAGACCGCGCTCAAACCCAAACCCATGGTGGAGGTCGGCGGACGTCCGATCCTCTGGCACATCATGAACGAGTATGCCGCCCACGGCATCAAGGATTTCGTGGTGTGTTGTGGTTACAAGGCGGAGTACATCAAGGAGTGGTTCTCCACCTATGCCATGAGGCAGTCGGACATGACCTTCGACCTGGCCACCGGCGAGGTCGTCATCCACAAACGTGAGGTCGAGGACTGGCGGGTCACCCTCGTCGACACCGGCCTGCATTCGATGACGGGCGGCCGGCTCAAACGGGTCAAGGAATACCTCGGGGACGAGACCTTCTGCTTTACCTACGGCGATGGGGTCAGCGATACCGATATCACCGCGACGGTCGACTTCCACAAGAAGTCTGGTCGACTTGCCACGATGACCGTGGTGCAACCACCCGGACGCTTCGGCGCGATCTCCTTGGGGGCCTGCGAGACCACCATCGAGCATTTCCAGGAGAAACCCGACGGCGATGGCGCTTGGGTCAACGGCGGGTACTTCGTGTGCGAGCCCGGTGTCATCGACTACATCAGCGGTGACGACACCGTCTGGGAGCAGGAACCGCTGCGCGAACTGGCCCATGCCGGTCAGCTCAATGCGTACAAACATCCCGGTTTCTGGCAGCCGATGGACACGCTGAACGACAGGACCAAGCTCGAGAAGCTCTGGGAATCAGGCAACGCTCCCTGGAAGGTG
It contains:
- the rfbF gene encoding glucose-1-phosphate cytidylyltransferase gives rise to the protein MKAVILAGGLGTRLSEETALKPKPMVEVGGRPILWHIMNEYAAHGIKDFVVCCGYKAEYIKEWFSTYAMRQSDMTFDLATGEVVIHKREVEDWRVTLVDTGLHSMTGGRLKRVKEYLGDETFCFTYGDGVSDTDITATVDFHKKSGRLATMTVVQPPGRFGAISLGACETTIEHFQEKPDGDGAWVNGGYFVCEPGVIDYISGDDTVWEQEPLRELAHAGQLNAYKHPGFWQPMDTLNDRTKLEKLWESGNAPWKVWN